One Gordonia sp. SID5947 genomic region harbors:
- a CDS encoding 3'-5' exonuclease: MANLVIASNTKAMKKLDKTIKDKVWAFIEKLSADHTAAGLHIEPLNGAVDPRVRTGRVDLNFRAILFKVDDKLGDDPTFIYMGTWPHDEANKLAERSQLRVNPINGVLEGIIGELDGDDDRKKRTVVPDPRGELDRRVRPESKPYLAERFSLADLTERLGLDTELAERALAASSEDVLVDIAANAVGWQGSALLDLATGLHIDTIREKHGFTDAPVDDDLDDDEKILKALEQPASKMQFTFVEDDEELRRIIEGGDFAAWRTFLHPEQRKYVEKDFSGPFRLSGGAGTGKTVVAIHRARHLANADPTARIVLTTYNRTLAADLKAALQTLDPNIGLAERLGEPGVYVSGIDALGNAVLNHAGDIGDAAENVFGYRGPELTRSRTNSDKTWRDVVQSVNSGLDGKLATPAFLENEYVAVVLANRTTTLEQYAKVPRPGRGVRLSRPQRIAVWKQVEAYRRQERVDGSLSFPEVLALAAEHLRLRAEAGDGYVADHVLVDEAQDLHAAHWALLRALVAEDRNDLFIAEDSHQRIYGQPVVLSKFGIKIVGRARRLTLNYRTTAQNLHFAVSILSGAEYKDLEQGEESTEEYRSARLGPNPRLVECSSPADELDKVADLVKEWINDGVDKSTIAVLTRGQNDRSQFVRALGERDVDARALDNNPATSGHVQVLTMHRSKGMEFSRVVLAGVDAAHVPSAATLRSVPEEEQAEALLRERSLLYVAASRARDELVVTWSGARSELLAADVS, from the coding sequence GTGGCGAATCTGGTCATCGCGTCGAACACGAAGGCGATGAAGAAGCTCGACAAGACCATCAAAGACAAGGTCTGGGCCTTCATCGAGAAACTGTCGGCCGATCACACCGCTGCCGGCCTTCACATCGAGCCGCTGAACGGAGCCGTTGATCCGCGAGTCCGCACCGGACGAGTGGACCTGAACTTCCGCGCGATTCTGTTCAAAGTCGACGACAAGCTCGGTGACGATCCCACGTTCATCTACATGGGGACGTGGCCGCACGACGAGGCCAACAAGCTGGCCGAACGATCGCAGCTTCGGGTCAACCCGATCAACGGTGTGCTCGAAGGAATTATTGGCGAGCTCGACGGCGACGACGACCGCAAGAAGCGAACCGTCGTCCCCGATCCGCGCGGAGAACTCGACCGGCGCGTGCGGCCAGAATCCAAGCCCTACCTCGCTGAGCGGTTCAGCCTCGCCGACCTCACCGAGCGACTTGGCCTGGATACCGAGCTTGCTGAGCGGGCGCTCGCGGCGTCTAGCGAAGATGTACTCGTCGATATCGCCGCGAACGCGGTGGGTTGGCAGGGCAGCGCCCTCCTCGACCTCGCTACCGGACTGCATATCGACACGATCCGTGAGAAGCACGGCTTCACCGATGCGCCGGTAGACGACGACCTCGACGATGACGAGAAGATCCTCAAGGCGCTCGAACAGCCGGCCTCGAAGATGCAGTTCACCTTTGTCGAGGATGACGAGGAGCTTCGCAGGATCATCGAGGGTGGGGACTTTGCGGCGTGGCGAACCTTCCTCCACCCCGAACAGCGTAAGTATGTCGAGAAGGACTTCAGCGGTCCGTTCCGCCTTTCCGGTGGCGCGGGGACCGGGAAGACCGTGGTGGCAATTCACCGAGCGCGTCACCTCGCGAATGCCGATCCCACAGCACGAATCGTGTTGACGACGTACAACAGAACCCTCGCGGCCGACCTCAAGGCTGCGTTGCAGACGCTTGATCCGAATATCGGTCTCGCTGAGAGGCTCGGTGAGCCTGGTGTTTACGTGAGTGGAATCGATGCGTTGGGAAACGCTGTCCTCAATCATGCGGGCGACATCGGGGACGCGGCCGAGAACGTATTCGGTTACCGCGGTCCGGAACTGACACGCAGCCGGACCAACTCCGACAAGACCTGGCGGGACGTTGTGCAGTCGGTGAACAGCGGCTTGGATGGCAAGCTCGCGACACCTGCTTTCCTCGAGAATGAGTACGTTGCGGTGGTTCTCGCAAATCGGACAACGACGCTCGAGCAGTACGCGAAGGTTCCTCGCCCGGGGCGCGGCGTCAGGCTTAGCCGGCCGCAGCGGATTGCAGTCTGGAAGCAGGTTGAGGCGTATCGGCGTCAGGAAAGAGTCGATGGAAGCTTGAGTTTCCCTGAGGTGCTTGCCCTGGCGGCCGAGCACCTGCGGCTGCGAGCAGAAGCTGGAGACGGCTACGTGGCCGACCACGTCCTCGTAGACGAGGCGCAGGATCTTCACGCGGCGCACTGGGCGCTGCTCCGGGCGCTCGTCGCGGAGGATCGTAACGACCTCTTCATCGCCGAGGACTCGCATCAGCGGATTTACGGCCAGCCAGTGGTGTTGTCGAAGTTCGGGATCAAAATTGTTGGCCGGGCTCGACGCCTCACGTTGAATTACCGCACCACCGCCCAGAACTTGCACTTCGCAGTGAGCATCCTCTCAGGTGCCGAGTACAAGGACCTCGAGCAGGGCGAGGAGTCTACCGAGGAATACCGGTCTGCACGTCTGGGCCCAAACCCGCGGCTGGTCGAGTGCAGTTCTCCGGCCGACGAACTCGACAAGGTTGCTGACCTCGTCAAGGAGTGGATCAATGACGGCGTCGATAAGTCCACTATCGCCGTGCTGACTAGAGGCCAGAACGATCGGAGCCAGTTCGTGCGCGCGCTCGGCGAGCGCGACGTCGACGCACGCGCGCTCGACAACAATCCGGCGACATCCGGACACGTGCAGGTGCTGACGATGCACCGGTCGAAGGGCATGGAGTTTTCGCGGGTTGTTCTCGCAGGCGTCGATGCAGCGCACGTGCCCTCCGCGGCTACGTTGCGCTCGGTGCCAGAGGAGGAACAGGCCGAGGCGTTGCTGCGTGAGCGGTCTCTGCTCTACGTCGCTGCATCGAGGGCGCGAGACGAGTTGGTCGTGACATGGAGTGGGGCGAGATCTGAGCTGTTGGCTGCGGATGTGAGCTAA
- a CDS encoding protein BatD — protein sequence MKSEQRRPPIRPIKTLGTTWYDRGTAYWARRLYFLLYALIGLAFAVAIVGGFIFFVVGHLASDTLPAVVALAISVPAILASLFYGLKPLKRSPEAKALGRPMSYENQLSRRQRIAAGAGAGATGYAASAGSGAAGGAIFFAAFVFLGQCVGSVIVGCQKYLTIEEFEAVQEANRWIERHHE from the coding sequence ATGAAGAGTGAACAACGAAGGCCTCCCATTCGGCCGATCAAGACTCTGGGCACGACTTGGTACGACCGAGGAACCGCGTACTGGGCCAGACGGTTGTACTTCCTGCTGTACGCATTGATAGGTCTAGCATTTGCGGTCGCGATCGTCGGAGGGTTCATCTTCTTCGTGGTCGGGCATCTTGCCTCCGACACGCTTCCGGCGGTAGTGGCGTTAGCCATCAGCGTGCCCGCTATTCTTGCCAGCCTCTTCTACGGCCTAAAGCCACTCAAGCGCAGCCCCGAAGCGAAGGCCCTTGGCCGTCCGATGAGCTATGAAAACCAGCTGTCCCGCCGGCAGCGCATCGCAGCGGGTGCTGGGGCAGGCGCCACCGGGTACGCAGCGTCTGCCGGAAGCGGCGCCGCTGGCGGGGCTATCTTCTTTGCTGCCTTTGTGTTTCTCGGCCAGTGCGTTGGCAGTGTCATTGTGGGCTGCCAGAAGTATCTGACTATCGAGGAGTTTGAGGCTGTGCAAGAGGCGAATCGGTGGATAGAGCGGCACCACGAATAG
- a CDS encoding DUF6642 family protein, translated as MAQRKVSGVLCLEGDWESDDPTDRKTIEPALEMLERMGTFKLHHRNVNTVQELWRHLGNWDSRAFNDYRFLYLGFHGEPEILDIGGDPLGIDTLGAKLEGHCDDRVIFLSSCGALKSSEESLKKFCKKTGADAVVGYTENVDFVEAAAFEMILFEYLCEMNSGTKTPRSMYKAVTERFPDFTYQLGFRVATKTWVSEFE; from the coding sequence ATGGCGCAACGAAAGGTCTCAGGCGTCCTCTGTCTTGAGGGTGACTGGGAGAGTGATGACCCGACAGACCGCAAGACAATCGAGCCGGCTCTCGAGATGCTCGAGCGAATGGGCACCTTCAAACTCCATCACCGCAACGTGAACACCGTTCAAGAACTCTGGCGCCACCTGGGAAATTGGGACTCCAGGGCATTCAACGACTACAGATTTCTGTACCTCGGATTCCACGGCGAGCCGGAAATCCTGGACATCGGCGGCGACCCTCTGGGTATCGACACTCTCGGAGCCAAGCTAGAAGGTCACTGCGATGACCGGGTCATCTTTTTGTCGTCGTGCGGGGCCCTCAAGAGCTCCGAGGAGTCGTTGAAGAAGTTCTGCAAGAAGACCGGAGCCGACGCAGTAGTCGGCTACACCGAGAACGTCGACTTCGTTGAAGCGGCGGCTTTCGAAATGATCCTCTTCGAGTATCTGTGCGAGATGAACTCAGGCACAAAGACTCCGCGGTCGATGTACAAGGCTGTCACCGAACGGTTCCCTGACTTCACCTACCAGCTCGGCTTCCGAGTTGCGACCAAGACGTGGGTCTCTGAATTCGAGTAG
- a CDS encoding serpin family protein gives MSNLNAAPPSQTVGGAGLVAAANAMTARWTAQFGDQDFALSAAGVWPLIGLLASAADDQAGAELAAALGRPVESAQREALELLDVLRSGGSTAAALGLWARSDLPLHEQWTSQLPAGVVGQLTDQEALDRWAAAETNGLIDRFPLALTPDTELVLASALAARVRWRMPFDSWPRDRQGSGDAAGGQWLQRTTSDLTAAAVLDGTVTRVVVEGDRDIDVHLLLGDHEPADVLATGLRELSGEAHVRLAADIDGGDTTGLTVSVEESSDQQDRFRLRLPSFDIGSNHDLLEYRDVFGLRSVTDPDSPHLPLLSPSPLFVARGAQDVVASFSAEGFEAAAVSAFGVIATGAPLPRRYRITAVDVSFDRPFGFLAVHRPSRLAVVAGWVRSPFDSAGEEE, from the coding sequence ATGTCGAACCTCAACGCGGCGCCGCCGTCACAGACAGTTGGTGGGGCCGGCCTCGTAGCCGCGGCGAACGCGATGACCGCACGATGGACCGCGCAGTTCGGCGACCAGGACTTCGCGCTGTCGGCAGCGGGGGTCTGGCCGCTCATCGGCCTGCTCGCCTCCGCGGCCGACGACCAGGCGGGGGCCGAACTGGCCGCTGCGCTCGGCAGGCCCGTCGAGTCCGCGCAGCGTGAGGCGCTCGAACTGCTCGACGTCCTTCGTTCGGGCGGCTCGACAGCAGCTGCGTTGGGTTTGTGGGCCCGCAGCGACCTCCCTCTGCATGAGCAATGGACATCGCAGCTGCCGGCGGGGGTGGTCGGGCAGTTGACCGACCAGGAGGCACTCGATCGTTGGGCAGCCGCCGAGACCAACGGTCTGATCGACCGCTTTCCTCTCGCGCTCACCCCCGACACGGAGTTGGTACTCGCCTCCGCACTCGCCGCACGTGTGCGCTGGCGTATGCCGTTCGACAGCTGGCCCCGCGACCGACAAGGTTCGGGCGATGCGGCCGGTGGGCAATGGCTGCAGCGCACCACTTCCGACCTCACGGCTGCGGCCGTGCTCGACGGCACCGTGACCCGGGTGGTGGTAGAAGGTGACCGCGACATCGACGTCCACCTGTTGCTCGGTGATCACGAGCCCGCCGACGTGTTGGCGACTGGATTGCGTGAACTGTCGGGTGAGGCACACGTCCGCCTGGCCGCCGATATCGATGGTGGTGATACCACCGGGTTGACAGTCAGCGTCGAGGAATCAAGCGACCAGCAGGACCGGTTCCGGCTGCGATTGCCGTCATTTGATATCGGCAGCAATCACGACCTATTGGAATACCGCGACGTTTTCGGATTGCGTTCAGTGACAGATCCCGACAGCCCCCACCTGCCGCTGCTGAGTCCGAGTCCCCTGTTCGTGGCGCGTGGCGCACAAGACGTAGTGGCCAGTTTTAGCGCCGAAGGTTTTGAGGCAGCCGCGGTTTCCGCATTTGGCGTCATCGCCACCGGGGCTCCACTCCCGCGGCGATACCGGATCACTGCCGTAGATGTCAGCTTCGACCGCCCCTTCGGCTTCCTCGCTGTACATCGACCGAGTCGCCTCGCGGTCGTCGCCGGGTGGGTCAGGAGCCCATTCGATTCGGCCGGGGAAGAAGAGTAG
- a CDS encoding NERD domain-containing protein/DEAD/DEAH box helicase: protein MPHELPEQPRFASTSEELIWQKLREQLPDDDLLIHGQRVTDHAKDHEIDIVVAIDGAGIACLEIKGGEVWHQDGSWWQARAGQPPKPIDPVEQSREACYALREYVELDPRWTQGRLRWDHMVVLPHSEVPRDFSLPDCPRWKIIDRTQLEQLMPLARSVLLRQENDVPAIDATGMDQLRTTLSGRGLPQRDVVARAMEHEDIADSLTADQAVILGAIGQLPRVEIRGGAGSGKTFLAVEQARRLSRAGQRVALVCYSHGLASYLARLTSAWKRRDQLAYVGEFHALGVQWGAAEGPSELERSPESSDFWEHDLPNQMLELAEQLPPGQRFDAIVVDEAQDFADEWWKPMLACLRDSDTSGIYVFSDEAQRVFDRQGSPPVQLVPLVLDHNLRNTRQIATAFSPLVGQRMQLRGGDGPEVRFVACNPADALDAADDQIDVLLDEGWRPEDIALLTTGSRHSEQTERQAEGNTSYWNTFWDDEQVFYGHVLGFKGLERRVVVLALNESKPRNRSKERLYVGLSRARDQLVVCGDPEFVREVGGPDVATRLGIG from the coding sequence GTGCCCCACGAACTACCCGAGCAGCCGCGCTTCGCCTCCACCAGCGAGGAGCTCATCTGGCAGAAGCTGCGAGAGCAACTCCCCGACGACGACCTTCTCATCCATGGGCAGCGCGTCACCGACCACGCCAAGGATCATGAGATCGACATCGTGGTGGCGATCGACGGTGCCGGCATCGCCTGCCTCGAGATCAAAGGTGGCGAGGTGTGGCATCAGGACGGGTCGTGGTGGCAGGCTCGGGCCGGCCAGCCTCCCAAACCCATCGATCCGGTCGAGCAGTCCCGTGAAGCGTGTTATGCCCTGCGGGAGTACGTGGAACTCGATCCCCGCTGGACTCAAGGGCGCCTCCGCTGGGACCACATGGTGGTGCTGCCGCACTCGGAGGTCCCTCGCGACTTCTCGTTGCCCGATTGTCCGCGATGGAAGATCATCGACCGCACTCAACTCGAGCAGCTGATGCCGTTGGCGCGCAGCGTATTGCTGAGGCAGGAGAACGACGTCCCGGCGATCGATGCGACCGGGATGGATCAGCTGCGTACCACGTTGAGCGGCAGGGGACTTCCGCAGCGTGACGTGGTCGCTCGCGCGATGGAGCACGAAGACATAGCGGACTCGTTGACCGCCGACCAGGCCGTCATCCTCGGGGCTATCGGTCAACTGCCACGCGTCGAGATCCGCGGTGGAGCGGGCAGCGGCAAGACGTTCCTGGCGGTCGAGCAGGCCCGACGACTATCGCGGGCCGGGCAGCGGGTCGCGCTCGTCTGTTACTCGCACGGGCTCGCCTCGTATCTCGCGCGCCTCACCTCGGCGTGGAAGCGACGCGACCAGCTGGCATACGTCGGCGAGTTCCACGCCCTCGGCGTTCAATGGGGTGCCGCGGAAGGTCCCAGCGAACTGGAACGGTCGCCGGAGTCCTCGGATTTCTGGGAGCACGACTTACCGAACCAGATGCTCGAACTCGCCGAACAGCTGCCACCTGGACAGCGTTTCGACGCGATCGTCGTCGACGAAGCCCAAGACTTCGCCGACGAGTGGTGGAAGCCCATGCTGGCCTGCCTACGTGACTCGGACACCAGCGGGATCTACGTCTTCAGCGACGAAGCGCAACGCGTGTTCGACCGCCAGGGCTCGCCGCCGGTGCAGCTGGTGCCGCTCGTCCTCGATCACAATCTGCGCAACACTCGCCAGATCGCGACAGCCTTCAGTCCGCTTGTCGGCCAACGCATGCAGCTTCGTGGTGGCGACGGCCCCGAGGTCCGGTTTGTCGCCTGCAATCCCGCAGACGCGCTGGACGCTGCCGACGACCAGATCGATGTGCTTCTCGACGAGGGCTGGCGGCCAGAGGACATCGCGTTGCTGACCACCGGCAGCCGCCATTCCGAGCAGACCGAACGCCAGGCCGAGGGCAACACGTCGTACTGGAACACTTTCTGGGACGACGAGCAGGTGTTCTACGGACATGTGCTCGGATTCAAGGGACTTGAACGACGGGTCGTCGTGCTGGCGCTCAACGAGTCAAAGCCGCGGAATCGGTCGAAAGAGCGCTTGTATGTGGGGCTTTCGCGGGCGCGAGATCAGCTCGTGGTGTGTGGGGACCCGGAGTTCGTGCGGGAGGTCGGCGGTCCGGACGTGGCCACCAGGTTGGGCATCGGCTGA
- a CDS encoding LppP/LprE family lipoprotein, whose product MSSRRSNVSRLVIAAAAAMFTISLAAPAASAAPAADGHPVAGTAGHGLCLDLSSSEVQRGLRAIGPPLGRSDLRWVPRNGPMVRSTDRTPNCPPLMWATFDTSGGTVSSPTAVLLFRPGKYLGVTNRPTGYTKVSEFTPFSVTVAYRWPQRNDANANPTGGPVSSFFFQVFDRVYRFGDLPPGV is encoded by the coding sequence ATGTCGAGCCGTCGATCGAATGTCTCACGCCTTGTCATTGCTGCGGCCGCGGCGATGTTCACGATCAGCCTTGCCGCACCCGCGGCGTCAGCAGCACCCGCCGCCGACGGTCACCCGGTGGCCGGCACGGCAGGTCACGGCTTGTGTCTGGACCTGTCGTCGTCGGAGGTGCAGCGCGGCCTGCGTGCCATCGGACCGCCACTCGGACGTTCCGATTTGCGGTGGGTACCCCGGAACGGGCCGATGGTTCGGTCGACGGATCGCACTCCGAACTGTCCGCCACTCATGTGGGCAACCTTCGACACCTCAGGTGGAACCGTGTCGTCCCCGACGGCGGTGCTGCTCTTCCGGCCCGGCAAGTACCTCGGTGTCACCAACAGACCGACCGGCTACACCAAGGTCAGCGAGTTCACTCCGTTCAGCGTGACGGTCGCCTACCGCTGGCCACAGCGGAACGACGCCAACGCGAACCCGACCGGCGGTCCGGTGTCGTCGTTCTTCTTCCAGGTCTTCGACCGCGTGTACCGGTTCGGAGATCTGCCGCCCGGCGTCTGA
- a CDS encoding FCD domain-containing protein — protein MPLLRLTFPVATPLCDSGAVGQDGRYRLNRRTEGVARSKPPALDRLPSNHWSDQLSSTRVRDHPPGARRWPQVHAGCQPGAHGDQRGPAEPGDRLPNERNLAAECGTSRPTVRDGLLALELFGIVEIRRGSGCYVTERGHHMQNPALGLLDATPQELLEARLQLEPTMARMCAGRLDLDQIRRLNALIDASDAGDSAALRDRGFGSYFQLSQAFHSELAGYCGNTVIAGMTRQLVDVASHPMWALLNGSSATTNQPDVQADEHRLILDAIALGDEERAAEAMQDHLCRIGGDLFGGDRLGIGRVRRRRG, from the coding sequence ATGCCCCTACTCCGCCTGACATTCCCGGTCGCGACACCGCTCTGTGACAGCGGCGCTGTAGGTCAGGACGGACGGTATCGCTTGAACCGGCGCACGGAAGGCGTTGCGAGATCCAAGCCTCCAGCCCTCGATCGCTTGCCCAGCAACCACTGGTCTGACCAACTATCCTCAACCCGTGTCCGAGATCATCCCCCAGGTGCCCGGCGGTGGCCGCAAGTACATGCTGGTTGTCAACCAGGTGCTCACGGCGATCAGCGCGGGCCGGCTGAGCCCGGGGATCGGCTACCAAACGAACGGAACCTTGCCGCCGAGTGCGGCACCTCGCGGCCTACGGTGCGTGACGGCCTGCTCGCGTTGGAGCTGTTTGGCATCGTCGAGATCCGTCGTGGCTCCGGCTGTTACGTCACCGAACGCGGCCATCACATGCAGAACCCGGCGCTCGGGCTCCTCGACGCCACCCCGCAGGAGCTGCTGGAGGCCCGCCTGCAACTTGAGCCGACGATGGCGAGAATGTGCGCCGGACGGCTGGACCTTGACCAGATCCGTCGGCTCAACGCTCTGATTGACGCATCGGATGCCGGTGATTCGGCCGCGTTGCGCGATCGCGGATTCGGCAGCTATTTCCAGCTCAGCCAGGCCTTTCACTCGGAGCTGGCCGGCTACTGCGGCAACACGGTGATCGCGGGTATGACCCGGCAACTCGTCGACGTCGCATCACATCCGATGTGGGCATTGCTCAACGGGTCGAGCGCCACCACCAATCAACCGGACGTGCAGGCCGACGAACACCGGCTGATCCTCGACGCCATCGCGCTCGGTGATGAGGAGCGGGCAGCCGAGGCGATGCAGGATCACCTGTGCCGTATCGGCGGCGACCTATTCGGGGGCGATCGTTTAGGCATCGGACGAGTCCGGCGACGCCGCGGATGA
- a CDS encoding ABC transporter substrate-binding protein has product MRRTRFTRRLTTTLATVAIAASTAFVAACGSDAPADAIVVASPQCAHCLSMSLLPDQMPDEDVTYQNFTKLSDLSTGLASGRINVGQIDYTALVSLISKGLPIVAISGQVNGGSDFVVDPGLGLKQGDWAALNSAAKQAKADGHPLKIGSQFGTVQDIELRLELPMKGIDPNNDVEMTNVPYEGMGQALANHSIDAAIPAQPFAAEIIDQKFGQHFAYPYDQAAGDLTNVVVVSKDYIAKQPDKVEAVAQGMSKLIPYLKTPQGQQDWIAAIKQYTNVSDVAINQAMPQLSPSIEMPFEQIKAIADAMYAQKLISQPLTDEQIREHIDYTMLATATGQPSQALGDAR; this is encoded by the coding sequence ATGCGCCGAACACGATTCACCCGACGCCTGACCACCACGTTGGCGACAGTTGCCATCGCCGCATCCACGGCATTCGTAGCGGCATGTGGCAGCGACGCCCCCGCCGACGCGATTGTGGTGGCCTCACCGCAATGTGCACATTGTCTGTCCATGTCACTGCTGCCCGATCAGATGCCCGACGAGGACGTCACCTACCAGAACTTCACCAAACTGTCCGACCTCAGCACCGGCCTGGCCTCGGGCCGGATCAATGTGGGGCAGATCGACTACACCGCCCTGGTCAGTCTCATCTCCAAAGGTTTGCCGATCGTCGCGATCAGTGGACAGGTCAACGGCGGCTCGGACTTCGTCGTCGACCCGGGACTCGGCCTGAAGCAGGGTGATTGGGCGGCGTTGAACAGCGCAGCGAAGCAAGCCAAGGCCGATGGGCACCCGTTGAAGATCGGCTCCCAATTCGGCACCGTGCAAGACATCGAACTGCGCCTCGAACTGCCCATGAAAGGCATCGACCCGAACAACGACGTCGAGATGACCAACGTGCCCTACGAGGGCATGGGTCAGGCACTCGCCAACCACTCCATCGACGCCGCAATCCCCGCGCAGCCGTTCGCCGCCGAGATCATCGACCAGAAGTTTGGACAGCACTTCGCCTACCCCTATGACCAAGCGGCCGGGGACCTCACCAACGTGGTGGTTGTCAGCAAGGACTACATCGCGAAACAACCCGACAAGGTCGAGGCGGTGGCGCAGGGCATGAGCAAACTCATCCCGTACCTGAAGACACCTCAAGGACAACAGGACTGGATCGCAGCGATCAAGCAGTACACCAACGTGTCCGACGTCGCCATCAATCAAGCCATGCCGCAACTGTCACCGAGCATCGAGATGCCGTTCGAACAGATCAAGGCCATCGCTGACGCTATGTACGCGCAGAAGTTGATCTCGCAGCCCCTCACCGACGAGCAGATTCGCGAGCACATCGACTACACCATGCTGGCCACCGCCACGGGCCAGCCGTCGCAGGCGCTCGGTGACGCCCGATGA
- a CDS encoding ABC transporter permease, which translates to MRRVAVGAIVPILILAGWDVVVRAEIFPKALIPSPSMVLSTLNDWATGSQGGMFYSGKLWVDVAATLERVAIGYLSAAVVGVLLGLLIGVSRWADELLTPTMRILGPVPPTTWIPVCIVILGIGSVTNYFLVFLGAVFPIAASSTVAVAGVSRDLVRAARMMGRSRWATTFAVVLPAALPGVVGGLRIGLGLAWMMAVTSEMLAVRSGLGYTIWNCYNYLDYPGVFAAMIVLGICGLATDMALRAVTNSALRWHTATGVRA; encoded by the coding sequence ATGCGCCGCGTCGCTGTCGGGGCGATAGTTCCGATTCTCATCCTGGCGGGCTGGGACGTGGTGGTACGCGCCGAAATCTTCCCGAAGGCGCTCATCCCGTCACCCTCGATGGTGCTGTCGACCCTCAACGACTGGGCGACCGGCTCACAGGGTGGCATGTTCTACAGCGGCAAGTTGTGGGTCGACGTGGCCGCAACACTCGAGCGCGTGGCCATCGGCTATCTCTCGGCAGCTGTGGTCGGCGTTCTGCTCGGTCTATTGATCGGCGTCTCCCGGTGGGCCGACGAACTTCTCACGCCCACCATGCGAATCCTGGGACCTGTTCCGCCGACCACCTGGATTCCGGTGTGCATCGTGATCCTGGGGATCGGGTCCGTCACGAACTACTTCCTCGTGTTCCTCGGCGCCGTCTTCCCGATCGCCGCCTCCAGCACGGTGGCGGTGGCCGGAGTGTCCCGTGACCTGGTGCGTGCTGCCCGCATGATGGGCCGCAGCCGGTGGGCGACAACCTTCGCGGTGGTGCTCCCGGCTGCGTTGCCCGGCGTTGTGGGTGGGCTGCGTATCGGGCTCGGACTGGCCTGGATGATGGCTGTCACCTCCGAGATGCTCGCCGTTCGTTCGGGTCTCGGCTACACGATCTGGAATTGCTACAACTACCTCGACTATCCCGGTGTGTTCGCCGCGATGATTGTGCTCGGAATCTGCGGGCTGGCAACCGATATGGCCTTGCGCGCCGTCACCAACTCGGCACTGCGCTGGCACACTGCGACAGGAGTACGCGCATGA
- a CDS encoding ABC transporter ATP-binding protein, with protein sequence MSALANTMPASVTLQGVTKEYWQKGRCTTALADCTLNIRPGEFFSLLGPSGTGKTTLLNLLAGFERPNSGSVRVGEREIRGPGPDRAVVFQAPTLYPWLTAAGNVAEGLRHLKLSRAERKEMALQQLSEVGLEHAAGRHPHQMSGGMAQRVGIARALAMQPDVLVMDEPFAALDAYVRREMQELAVRLQQERQVTTLFVTHSIEEALILSDRVATMAAGQVTEIFEVDSPHPRDATTQEFNSLRRAIADRIEAGVRAERERMQ encoded by the coding sequence ATGAGCGCCCTCGCGAACACAATGCCGGCGTCGGTGACACTGCAAGGCGTCACCAAGGAGTACTGGCAGAAGGGACGCTGCACCACAGCGTTGGCTGATTGCACTCTCAACATCAGGCCGGGCGAGTTCTTCTCCCTCCTCGGGCCCAGCGGCACCGGCAAGACGACCTTGTTGAACTTGCTGGCCGGATTCGAGCGTCCGAACTCAGGTAGCGTGCGGGTCGGCGAGCGCGAAATCCGTGGCCCCGGTCCGGACCGGGCCGTAGTGTTCCAGGCGCCGACTCTTTATCCGTGGCTCACGGCCGCCGGCAACGTCGCCGAGGGGCTGCGCCATCTGAAGCTGTCGCGTGCGGAACGCAAAGAGATGGCGCTGCAACAACTATCCGAGGTCGGATTGGAGCATGCTGCAGGCAGGCACCCGCATCAGATGTCCGGTGGTATGGCCCAGCGCGTCGGAATCGCCCGTGCTCTGGCCATGCAGCCCGACGTTCTTGTGATGGATGAGCCGTTTGCAGCACTCGACGCCTACGTTCGAAGGGAGATGCAGGAACTCGCCGTGCGGCTGCAGCAGGAACGGCAGGTGACCACGCTGTTCGTGACTCATTCGATCGAGGAGGCACTCATCCTCAGCGATCGTGTTGCGACCATGGCGGCAGGACAGGTGACCGAGATCTTCGAGGTTGACTCCCCACATCCGCGCGACGCGACCACCCAGGAGTTCAACAGTCTGCGACGGGCGATCGCTGACCGCATCGAAGCTGGTGTACGTGCAGAACGCGAGCGGATGCAGTGA